One region of Streptomyces rishiriensis genomic DNA includes:
- a CDS encoding subtype B tannase: MIVGIIVNNSLRSQERITRSALICEHRRDTSGEGVKLKHKAIKRRSVVLGIGATAGVAAVGGIAVSAQASSETASDSSSSSDGLVFDPDAYTEIATTLTDTDGTTHDVTYHFWKAIPYVSKPVDEKYQSLIVSVPVEIDGKAVDASNAPIVLSNVIAGYVESSVAAATGIGGAVGAGGPPGGGNSPAPASPSASATAPATPTAPSGGGAAAMPQMALLAGYVVVEPGARGRTTTNSAGEYYGTAPAAIVDLKAAVRYLRANKGRVPGNTDRIVSAGVSAGGALSALLGASGDSPLYDELLKEIGAADASDAIFATGAWCPITDLEHADGAYEWNWGGNVTQSTGKVVDQTVSKDLQSEFADYQAKLKLRGLKGSGFGALTARNYDDYLVTQYLEPSATAYLADLSDSERETYLAKNTFITWKNGKATFTWDDFLTHVGARKKTAPAFDAFDLSAGENNEFGTGTTKARHFTAYGARNDTTGLTTRRVAHDIPEKLDLMNPMYHLVEKANPKRTKHWWIRLGTNDTDTSHVISANLAAAAAGLDDDVNHLYYWDQGHGANIDLPDFVTWIAKVTGYKGAKK; this comes from the coding sequence ATGATCGTTGGCATCATCGTCAACAATTCTCTACGTTCACAGGAGCGGATCACCCGGTCCGCGCTGATCTGTGAGCACCGGCGGGACACTTCCGGAGAGGGCGTCAAGTTGAAGCACAAGGCCATCAAGCGTAGGTCGGTCGTTCTGGGAATCGGTGCGACCGCCGGTGTCGCGGCGGTCGGCGGCATCGCCGTCAGCGCGCAGGCGTCGAGCGAGACCGCCTCCGACTCGTCGTCCTCCTCGGACGGCCTGGTCTTCGATCCGGACGCATACACCGAGATCGCAACGACCCTGACGGACACCGACGGCACCACCCACGACGTGACCTACCACTTCTGGAAGGCCATCCCGTACGTCTCCAAGCCGGTGGACGAGAAGTACCAGAGCCTGATCGTCAGCGTGCCCGTCGAGATCGACGGCAAGGCCGTGGACGCCTCCAACGCTCCCATCGTCCTGTCCAACGTCATCGCCGGTTACGTCGAGTCCTCCGTGGCGGCCGCCACCGGGATCGGTGGCGCGGTGGGGGCCGGAGGACCCCCTGGCGGCGGCAACTCCCCCGCGCCGGCGTCTCCGTCGGCATCCGCCACCGCGCCGGCCACCCCCACCGCGCCCAGCGGCGGCGGGGCCGCGGCCATGCCGCAGATGGCCCTGCTGGCCGGCTACGTCGTCGTCGAGCCGGGCGCCCGAGGCCGCACCACCACCAACTCCGCCGGCGAGTACTACGGCACGGCCCCGGCAGCGATCGTCGACCTCAAGGCGGCCGTGCGGTATCTGCGGGCCAACAAGGGCCGCGTTCCCGGCAACACCGACCGGATCGTCTCGGCGGGCGTGAGCGCGGGCGGCGCCCTGTCCGCGCTGCTCGGCGCGTCCGGCGACAGCCCGCTCTACGACGAACTCCTCAAGGAAATCGGTGCCGCCGACGCCTCCGACGCGATCTTCGCCACCGGTGCCTGGTGTCCGATCACCGACCTGGAGCACGCCGACGGCGCCTACGAGTGGAACTGGGGCGGCAACGTCACCCAGTCCACCGGGAAGGTCGTCGACCAAACGGTGTCCAAGGATCTCCAGTCAGAGTTCGCCGACTACCAGGCGAAGTTGAAGCTGCGCGGCCTGAAGGGCTCGGGCTTCGGCGCGCTCACGGCCCGCAACTACGACGACTACCTGGTCACGCAGTACCTGGAACCCTCGGCCACCGCCTACCTCGCCGATCTGTCGGACTCCGAGCGCGAGACCTACCTGGCCAAGAACACCTTCATCACCTGGAAGAACGGCAAGGCGACCTTCACCTGGGACGACTTCCTCACCCACGTGGGCGCCCGCAAGAAGACCGCCCCGGCCTTCGATGCCTTCGACCTGTCGGCCGGCGAGAACAACGAGTTCGGCACGGGCACCACCAAGGCCCGCCACTTCACCGCGTACGGCGCCAGGAACGACACGACGGGCCTGACCACCAGGCGCGTCGCGCATGACATCCCCGAGAAGCTCGACCTGATGAACCCGATGTACCACCTCGTGGAGAAGGCCAACCCGAAGCGGACGAAGCACTGGTGGATCCGCCTCGGCACCAACGACACCGACACCTCGCATGTCATCTCCGCGAACCTGGCGGCGGCCGCGGCGGGCCTCGACGACGACGTCAACCACCTCTACTACTGGGACCAGGGTCACGGCGCCAACATCGACCTGCCCGACTTCGTGACCTGGATCGCCAAGGTCACCGGCTACAAGGGCGCGAAGAAGTAG
- a CDS encoding NAD(P)-binding domain-containing protein produces the protein MSPAEAARDAHVVLLAVRDDQAEAEGALFGTDGAAEALRPGSVVVLTTAVGPDTARRWRRVGRSDAGRRGEATAVLTMLVPSGSDVRPPSAVASGPGPGDTHGSARPSPRPARAGGWLYRGYFFAPL, from the coding sequence TTGTCTCCGGCCGAGGCCGCCCGTGACGCCCACGTCGTCTTGCTCGCCGTACGCGACGACCAGGCCGAGGCCGAGGGCGCGCTGTTCGGCACGGACGGCGCCGCCGAGGCCCTGCGCCCCGGCTCGGTCGTGGTCCTCACCACCGCGGTCGGCCCCGACACGGCACGCAGGTGGCGGCGTGTGGGCCGGTCAGACGCCGGGCGACGGGGGGAGGCCACTGCCGTACTGACCATGCTCGTCCCCTCGGGCAGCGATGTCCGGCCGCCGTCCGCTGTGGCCTCTGGTCCGGGACCCGGCGATACGCACGGATCCGCCCGCCCGAGCCCCCGACCGGCCCGGGCGGGCGGTTGGCTGTACCGGGGCTACTTCTTCGCGCCCTTGTAG
- a CDS encoding isocitrate/isopropylmalate family dehydrogenase: MVASNLNADILPDLDSALAGNLGLAASANLNPGRRFPRMFEPVHGAPPRTSRARGRPTRSARSAAPR, translated from the coding sequence GTGGTCGCCTCCAACCTGAACGCGGACATCCTCCCCGACCTCGACAGCGCCCTGGCCGGCAACCTGGGCCTCGCCGCCAGCGCCAACCTCAACCCCGGGCGCCGCTTCCCCCGCATGTTCGAACCCGTCCACGGGGCTCCGCCGAGGACATCGCGGGCCAGGGGCCGGCCAACCCGATCGGCGCGGTCGGCAGCGCCGCGCTGA
- a CDS encoding alpha/beta hydrolase family protein codes for MSTSTVTSADALGMPAPVLSFGPVVLSVPGRPVDLQVRVSAPATGTGLPVILLSHGQGPSNNLSSLNGYAPLVNAWAAQGFVVIQPTHLTSRTLSDRVADAPGAPFFWRSRSEDMSHILDRLDVIEEAVPLLTGRIDPTKVAVAGHSFGGFTSSLLLGARVADTDDGEVSLLEPRIKAGVLLAAPGRGDVLNGPMADALPVFRTIDFSTMTTPALVVVGDADDSRHFTDMGPDWHADPYTLAPGPKALLTLFGAEHGLGGIAGYDAAETTDESPGRVAALARLTAAYLHTRLHSGAVTWHAACEALTTGPDAIGRVESK; via the coding sequence ATGAGCACCTCCACTGTCACCAGCGCCGACGCCTTGGGCATGCCCGCCCCGGTCCTGTCCTTCGGCCCCGTAGTCCTCTCCGTGCCCGGACGTCCCGTGGACCTCCAGGTACGCGTCTCCGCACCCGCGACCGGAACCGGCCTTCCGGTCATCCTCCTCTCCCACGGTCAAGGTCCCTCGAACAACCTCTCCTCGCTCAACGGCTACGCACCGCTCGTCAACGCCTGGGCCGCCCAGGGGTTCGTCGTCATCCAGCCGACCCATCTCACGTCCAGGACGCTGAGCGACCGGGTTGCCGATGCTCCCGGGGCGCCCTTCTTCTGGCGCTCGCGCTCCGAGGACATGTCGCACATCCTCGACCGGCTCGACGTGATCGAGGAGGCCGTGCCACTGCTCACCGGGCGGATCGACCCCACCAAGGTCGCCGTGGCCGGGCACTCCTTCGGCGGCTTCACCTCCAGCCTCCTGCTCGGGGCCCGGGTCGCCGACACCGACGACGGAGAGGTGAGCCTGCTCGAACCCCGGATCAAGGCAGGCGTGCTGCTCGCCGCGCCCGGCAGGGGTGACGTCCTCAACGGACCGATGGCTGACGCGCTGCCGGTCTTCCGAACGATCGACTTCTCCACCATGACCACACCCGCACTGGTCGTCGTCGGCGACGCGGACGACTCCCGGCACTTCACGGACATGGGGCCGGACTGGCACGCCGACCCCTACACCCTCGCCCCCGGACCCAAGGCTCTCCTCACCCTGTTCGGCGCGGAGCACGGACTGGGCGGGATCGCCGGATACGACGCCGCCGAGACAACCGACGAGAGCCCCGGGCGAGTCGCCGCCCTCGCCCGGCTCACCGCGGCCTACCTCCACACTCGGCTTCACTCAGGGGCCGTGACGTGGCACGCCGCGTGCGAGGCACTGACGACCGGCCCCGACGCGATAGGACGAGTCGAATCCAAGTAG
- a CDS encoding TetR/AcrR family transcriptional regulator, translating into MATDSTAGQSPSRGRRADAQRNRHTVLTAAAEVFVTSGVDAPIRQIAARAGVGVATIYRHFPTRADLVTAVYRHQIEACAEAGPNLLASADSPLDALRQWIDLFVDFLVTKHGLADALQSDNERFAALHAYFLDRLLPVCAHLLDATVEAGNIRPGTQPYELMRGIGNLCIGRDNDPRYDPRRLIALLLHGLQRPETDPKRPAADD; encoded by the coding sequence ATGGCCACCGACAGCACTGCGGGGCAGTCGCCGTCCCGAGGCAGACGTGCCGACGCCCAGCGCAACCGGCACACGGTGCTCACTGCCGCCGCCGAGGTGTTCGTCACCTCCGGCGTCGACGCGCCGATCCGCCAGATCGCGGCCCGAGCGGGCGTCGGGGTGGCCACGATCTATCGCCACTTCCCGACCCGGGCCGATCTCGTCACAGCCGTCTACCGCCACCAGATCGAGGCATGCGCCGAGGCCGGCCCGAACCTGCTGGCCAGTGCCGACTCACCGCTCGACGCACTGCGCCAGTGGATCGACCTCTTCGTCGACTTCCTCGTCACCAAGCACGGGCTCGCCGACGCCCTGCAGTCCGACAACGAGCGCTTCGCCGCTCTGCACGCCTACTTCCTGGACCGCCTGCTACCTGTCTGCGCCCACCTGCTCGACGCTACGGTCGAGGCCGGCAACATCAGGCCCGGCACTCAGCCCTACGAGCTGATGCGCGGCATCGGCAACCTCTGCATCGGACGCGACAACGACCCCCGCTACGACCCCCGACGCCTGATCGCACTGCTCCTGCACGGACTTCAGCGACCTGAAACCGACCCCAAGCGACCTGCCGCCGACGACTGA
- a CDS encoding DUF5670 family protein translates to MVPLLLVLLLALILFGAGFALKALWWIAVIVLVVWLLGFVMRSADTGGRKGRWYRW, encoded by the coding sequence ATGGTTCCCCTGCTTCTCGTTCTTCTGCTGGCTCTGATTCTCTTCGGCGCGGGCTTCGCGCTCAAGGCACTGTGGTGGATCGCCGTCATCGTGCTGGTCGTCTGGCTGCTGGGCTTCGTCATGCGCAGCGCGGACACCGGAGGCCGCAAGGGCCGCTGGTATCGCTGGTAA
- a CDS encoding STAS domain-containing protein yields MDVSPLAVSQHTTPAGVHVLTLSGEIDRSSVPFVGWAFDNGAGEKCAARTVIDFEHVTFMDCSGISFLLYAHRAAQDSDGWLRLANVPAPVRRLLHLVGLDDLMPMYATLQAALPS; encoded by the coding sequence ATGGACGTATCCCCCCTGGCCGTCTCCCAGCACACCACCCCTGCCGGCGTGCACGTCCTGACGCTGAGCGGGGAGATCGACCGCAGCAGCGTGCCCTTCGTGGGCTGGGCGTTCGACAACGGCGCAGGCGAGAAATGCGCAGCCCGCACGGTCATCGACTTCGAACACGTCACGTTCATGGACTGCAGCGGCATCTCCTTCCTCCTCTACGCCCACCGTGCCGCGCAGGACAGCGACGGCTGGCTCCGCCTGGCCAACGTTCCCGCTCCCGTGCGACGGCTCCTGCACCTCGTCGGCCTGGACGACCTCATGCCGATGTATGCCACGCTCCAGGCGGCCCTCCCCTCGTGA
- a CDS encoding cytochrome P450: MSATAEQAPPAPLCDADPFSLSALENPDELHHALRTAGPVVYLSRYDVHALARYQEVHAALVDWQHFESGSGVGLVNFRHQKSWRPPSLLLEADPPRHDAPRRVLQEILAPPALRRLRAAWQAAAEELVDQILANGTEFDAFTRLASAFPLRVFPDAVGLGPAGRENLLPYGNMAFNSFGPANDLVKADAHRVAELSAWVNAQCAREALSEDGFGARIWAAADRGDLTHEQAPLVVRSLLTAGVDTTVHGLAACLYAFATHPEQWRRLRERPESARVAFDEAVRWQSPVQTFFRTATTDVTIAGTVIPGGTKILMFLGAANRDPARWSDPDRFDLARDPSGHVGFGMGVHQCVGQHVARLEAEALLTALARRVEAIELTGAPRRHPNNTLRSWASLPVRVHPVA; the protein is encoded by the coding sequence ATGTCCGCAACCGCCGAGCAAGCCCCGCCCGCGCCCCTCTGCGACGCCGACCCCTTCTCGCTCTCCGCCCTTGAGAATCCGGACGAACTCCACCATGCCCTGCGGACCGCCGGGCCCGTGGTGTACCTCTCCCGTTACGACGTCCACGCCCTGGCCCGCTACCAGGAGGTGCACGCCGCCCTGGTGGACTGGCAGCACTTCGAGTCGGGGTCCGGGGTCGGACTCGTCAACTTCCGGCACCAGAAGTCGTGGCGACCGCCCAGCCTGCTGCTGGAGGCCGACCCGCCCCGGCACGACGCCCCCCGCCGGGTGCTGCAAGAGATCCTCGCCCCGCCCGCGCTGCGCCGGCTGCGCGCGGCATGGCAGGCGGCGGCGGAGGAGTTGGTCGATCAAATCCTCGCCAACGGAACGGAGTTCGACGCCTTCACCCGGCTGGCGAGTGCCTTCCCGCTGAGGGTCTTCCCCGATGCCGTGGGCCTGGGCCCCGCTGGCCGTGAGAACCTCCTGCCGTACGGCAACATGGCCTTCAACTCCTTCGGGCCCGCCAACGACCTGGTGAAGGCCGACGCGCACCGCGTGGCGGAGCTGTCGGCGTGGGTCAATGCACAGTGCGCCCGCGAGGCGCTGAGCGAGGACGGGTTCGGGGCCCGGATCTGGGCCGCCGCAGACCGCGGTGACCTCACCCACGAACAGGCGCCGCTGGTGGTGCGCTCGCTGCTCACCGCCGGAGTCGACACCACGGTGCACGGCCTTGCGGCCTGCCTGTACGCGTTCGCCACTCACCCCGAGCAGTGGCGACGGCTGCGGGAACGGCCCGAGTCGGCGCGGGTCGCGTTCGACGAGGCGGTGCGCTGGCAGTCACCGGTGCAGACCTTCTTCCGCACCGCCACCACCGACGTGACCATCGCCGGCACCGTCATCCCAGGGGGCACGAAGATCCTGATGTTCCTCGGGGCCGCCAACCGCGATCCTGCCCGCTGGAGTGACCCGGACCGTTTCGACCTCGCTCGTGACCCTTCCGGGCACGTCGGCTTCGGCATGGGCGTCCACCAGTGCGTCGGCCAGCACGTCGCCCGCCTGGAGGCCGAGGCCCTGCTGACCGCACTGGCCCGCCGCGTCGAGGCGATCGAGCTGACCGGTGCGCCGCGCCGCCACCCCAACAACACCCTGCGCTCCTGGGCGTCCCTGCCCGTACGCGTCCACCCGGTGGCCTGA
- a CDS encoding PDR/VanB family oxidoreductase produces the protein MTLEISAKEDVAEGVVALSLVHPRGGRLPDWTPGSHIELVLPEGSVRHYSLCGNRWDPYTYRIAVLREPHGRGGSAYVHDALRPGNLVGVGGPRNHFPLVPSENYLFIAGGIGITPLLPMIHQAELLGCDWQLLYGGRTRASMAFGEELSAAHGERVHIAPQDEYGLLDLTSWLGTPRPDTKVYCCGPAPLLAAVEAACADWPPYALRTERFTAVEQGAPVRDTPFEVYLRRMGRTVTVTPDVSVLEAVRGAGAEVLTSCEQGTCGTCLTPVSEGRPDHRDSVLVDHQRAANDCMVLCVSRSCGDRLVLDL, from the coding sequence GTGACGCTGGAGATCTCCGCCAAGGAGGACGTGGCCGAGGGTGTGGTCGCGCTGTCCCTCGTCCATCCGAGGGGCGGACGGCTGCCGGACTGGACACCCGGCTCCCACATCGAACTGGTACTGCCGGAGGGGTCGGTCCGGCACTACTCGCTGTGCGGGAACCGGTGGGACCCGTACACCTACCGGATCGCCGTTCTGCGCGAGCCGCACGGCAGGGGTGGCTCCGCATACGTGCACGACGCACTGCGCCCGGGCAACCTGGTCGGCGTCGGCGGGCCGCGCAACCACTTCCCGCTGGTGCCGTCGGAGAACTACCTGTTCATCGCGGGCGGCATCGGTATCACCCCGCTGCTGCCCATGATCCACCAGGCCGAACTGCTCGGCTGTGATTGGCAGTTGCTGTACGGCGGACGGACCCGGGCGTCCATGGCCTTCGGCGAGGAGTTGTCGGCCGCCCATGGCGAGCGGGTGCACATCGCCCCGCAGGACGAGTACGGACTGCTCGACCTCACCTCCTGGCTCGGCACCCCGCGCCCGGACACGAAGGTCTACTGCTGCGGCCCCGCCCCGCTCCTCGCCGCGGTCGAGGCCGCCTGTGCCGACTGGCCACCGTACGCTCTGCGAACCGAGCGGTTCACCGCCGTCGAACAGGGCGCACCGGTGCGTGACACGCCCTTCGAGGTCTACCTGCGGCGCATGGGACGCACGGTCACCGTCACGCCGGACGTGTCGGTGCTGGAGGCGGTGCGCGGGGCCGGCGCGGAGGTGCTCACCTCCTGTGAGCAGGGCACCTGCGGCACCTGCCTCACTCCGGTCTCGGAGGGCCGTCCCGATCACCGCGACTCGGTCCTCGTCGATCACCAAAGGGCCGCGAACGACTGCATGGTCCTGTGCGTGTCCCGCTCCTGCGGCGACCGCCTGGTCCTCGACCTCTGA
- a CDS encoding IclR family transcriptional regulator, whose translation MARVRAPVGESVLSRAVRIFEAFTPDEPALTVSEISRRTGLHLATASRLVAELVAHGFLARDADRRVRIGVRLWELGTRASPTLSLRDAAMPFMEGVHDVVGHHVQIGVLEGEEVLFLERLTALGAVVNYTRIAGRLPLHVSSSGLVLLAHGATDLQERVLAGPLRKYTPHTITTAVALRSTLAAIRKQGYAYCPGHFHEDALGIAAPVRDGGGEVVAALSVIIPNDAAAAAVPPVVRTAARGLSRALAAGGARGLPG comes from the coding sequence ATGGCTCGTGTGAGGGCACCTGTGGGTGAGTCTGTCCTGTCGCGGGCGGTGCGGATCTTCGAGGCGTTCACGCCGGACGAGCCGGCCCTGACCGTCTCCGAGATCTCCCGGCGTACGGGCCTGCACCTGGCGACCGCTTCCCGGCTCGTGGCCGAGTTGGTCGCGCACGGGTTCCTCGCGCGAGACGCGGACCGCCGGGTGCGGATCGGCGTACGCCTGTGGGAGTTGGGGACGCGGGCCTCGCCCACCCTGTCGCTGCGGGATGCGGCGATGCCCTTCATGGAGGGCGTGCACGACGTGGTGGGGCACCATGTCCAGATCGGTGTGCTGGAGGGCGAGGAGGTTCTGTTCCTGGAACGGCTGACGGCGCTGGGAGCGGTCGTCAACTACACCCGCATCGCGGGGCGGCTGCCGCTGCACGTGTCCTCCAGCGGCCTGGTGCTGCTCGCCCATGGCGCTACCGACCTGCAGGAACGTGTGCTCGCCGGGCCGCTGCGCAAGTACACGCCGCACACCATCACCACGGCTGTCGCACTGCGCTCCACCCTGGCCGCCATCCGGAAGCAGGGGTATGCGTACTGCCCGGGACACTTCCACGAGGACGCCCTCGGCATCGCGGCCCCCGTGCGCGACGGCGGGGGAGAGGTGGTGGCCGCCCTGTCGGTGATCATCCCCAATGACGCCGCCGCCGCTGCGGTTCCGCCGGTGGTGCGGACCGCCGCGCGTGGCCTCTCCAGGGCCCTGGCGGCGGGTGGCGCCCGCGGCCTGCCTGGCTGA
- a CDS encoding transposase family protein, with protein sequence MAEVADPRKPRNRRHSLVYVLAPAACAVLTGASSLPAISKWVTGASAVTRPPRWQEPQPRRVGTPPPVRAQWAPPVASFEGSGGARGMLPVHARGPERSGG encoded by the coding sequence GTGGCCGAAGTTGCCGACCCGCGCAAACCGCGCAACAGGCGCCACAGCCTGGTGTACGTACTGGCGCCGGCGGCCTGCGCGGTACTGACCGGCGCAAGTTCGCTGCCGGCGATCAGCAAGTGGGTCACCGGTGCATCGGCGGTGACACGACCGCCCCGGTGGCAGGAGCCCCAGCCCCGGCGCGTCGGAACACCCCCGCCCGTACGGGCGCAATGGGCACCACCTGTCGCGTCCTTCGAGGGCTCGGGAGGCGCCCGTGGGATGTTGCCGGTGCACGCCCGTGGACCTGAGCGGTCAGGGGGCTGA
- a CDS encoding alpha/beta fold hydrolase, protein MSQEHNQLAYDLDGTGPLLVAVHGITENRSFWDPVCLQQHFRVPRVDRASACGQPGAAEDELSWLPARWPKLPTRANRATGATAWCTYWRRRPARY, encoded by the coding sequence ATGAGCCAGGAACACAATCAGCTGGCCTATGACCTCGACGGCACGGGACCGCTGCTCGTGGCAGTCCACGGCATCACCGAGAACCGAAGCTTCTGGGATCCTGTCTGCCTGCAGCAGCACTTCCGCGTGCCGCGCGTCGACCGGGCCAGTGCCTGCGGACAGCCTGGCGCCGCCGAGGACGAACTGTCCTGGCTGCCGGCTCGGTGGCCGAAGTTGCCGACCCGCGCAAACCGCGCAACAGGCGCCACAGCCTGGTGTACGTACTGGCGCCGGCGGCCTGCGCGGTACTGA
- a CDS encoding LysR family transcriptional regulator — translation MQLDLNLLTVLDALLEEGSVMGAAERLHLSSPAVSRTLGRLRAVTGDDILVRTGHSMTPTPYALSVREDVHRLVRQAHAVLSPIRELDLAELDRTFTIQCHDAAAASLVPVLVGRVQRQAAGVQLRVLAENSVDTDDLRHGRVDLELGGGRPSLPEFRSEPLGDDRLVVAMRADHPCATGLDLASYAAQPHVVISRRGRLTAPIDDALAAEGLRRRVVAAVATVSTALQIAARGDALVTCAAIHSRPLIEAFGLLARPLPIESPVATINCNWHQRYDSDPAHAWLREQVRASIEEITAC, via the coding sequence ATGCAACTGGACTTGAATCTGCTGACCGTGCTGGACGCCCTGCTCGAAGAGGGCAGCGTGATGGGCGCGGCCGAGCGGCTGCACCTGTCCTCGCCCGCGGTCAGCCGCACCCTCGGCCGGCTTCGCGCCGTCACCGGGGACGACATCCTGGTGCGCACCGGCCACTCCATGACGCCCACCCCGTACGCACTGTCGGTGCGGGAGGACGTCCACCGGCTGGTCAGGCAGGCGCACGCAGTGCTCTCACCGATCCGTGAACTGGACCTGGCCGAGCTGGATCGCACCTTCACGATTCAGTGTCACGACGCGGCGGCCGCGTCCCTGGTACCGGTACTGGTCGGGAGGGTTCAGCGGCAGGCTGCCGGGGTCCAGCTGCGGGTGCTGGCGGAGAACTCCGTCGACACCGACGACCTGCGCCACGGCCGCGTCGATCTCGAACTCGGTGGCGGCAGGCCGAGTCTGCCCGAGTTCCGGTCCGAGCCGCTCGGCGACGATCGGCTCGTCGTCGCGATGCGCGCGGACCACCCTTGCGCCACCGGACTCGACCTGGCCTCCTACGCCGCGCAGCCGCATGTGGTGATCTCCCGGCGTGGCCGCCTCACCGCACCGATCGATGACGCGCTGGCCGCCGAAGGCCTGCGGCGCCGGGTGGTCGCGGCGGTGGCGACGGTGTCCACCGCCCTGCAGATCGCCGCTCGTGGCGACGCGCTGGTCACCTGCGCGGCGATCCACAGCCGCCCGCTCATCGAGGCGTTCGGGCTCCTCGCCCGGCCGCTGCCGATCGAGTCCCCGGTGGCGACGATCAACTGCAACTGGCACCAGCGCTACGATTCCGACCCCGCCCACGCCTGGCTCCGCGAGCAGGTCCGGGCGTCGATCGAGGAGATCACCGCCTGCTGA
- a CDS encoding HIT family protein, whose protein sequence is MTTPDCYTCSKEEVFDNLPPRECVVHDQHWRVAHAFNTAVPGWLVLLPRRHVAAVHDLTNAEASSLGLWQVKLSRALRGMTGCAKTYVVQFAEAEGFAHVHFHIVPRMADLQPEHRGPGIFDLLRRPEQERVTADQADQIALSLRTQLHGHPNAQQPDHGI, encoded by the coding sequence ATGACGACTCCCGACTGCTACACATGCAGCAAGGAAGAGGTTTTCGACAACCTTCCACCACGCGAGTGCGTGGTACATGACCAACACTGGCGGGTGGCCCACGCCTTCAACACCGCAGTGCCCGGATGGCTGGTGCTGCTGCCTCGGCGCCATGTTGCCGCAGTTCATGACCTCACCAATGCTGAGGCATCGTCCCTAGGACTGTGGCAGGTCAAGCTCTCCCGGGCTCTCCGCGGCATGACTGGCTGCGCCAAGACCTACGTTGTCCAATTCGCCGAGGCCGAAGGCTTCGCGCACGTGCACTTCCATATCGTTCCGCGCATGGCAGATCTGCAGCCGGAGCATCGTGGCCCGGGGATTTTCGATCTGCTTCGGCGACCAGAGCAGGAGCGAGTAACGGCTGACCAGGCGGACCAAATAGCCCTCTCACTTCGAACTCAACTTCATGGGCACCCGAACGCTCAGCAACCAGATCACGGAATCTGA